A stretch of DNA from Streptomyces sp. NBC_01197:
TGGCGGCGAGTTCCGCGAAATGGAACGGCTTGGGCAGATAGTCGTCGCCGCCTGCCGAGAAGCCGGTCAGCCGGTCGGTGAGCCGGTGATGGGCGGTCAGGAAGATGACGGGGGAGAGGAAGCCGTTCGCCCGCAGTGCCTGGCACACATCCCGTCCGTCGGCATCGGGCAGTCCTACGTCCAGCACCACCGCGTCGATGTCGGCTGTCGCCAGCCGCAGGGCGCTCGCGCCGTCGGGCGCGGGGACTGTCCCGAAGCCCTCGTCGCGCAGCCCGCGCCGCAGGACGTCCCGCAAGGCGTGATCGTCCTCGACGACCAGGATCCTCTGCTGCACGGCTCGGTCTCCTTTCTGCGGTTCCCGGTGGGGGCGGGGCCTCCGGGCAGCGGCTGAGGTGTGGGCCGGTGAGGGGGTGAGAGGCGTGTGGGGCGCCGGATTGTGCGGGAGGGGCGCGGGCCCGGACCGGAGTGGCCGCACCCCAGCCCAATGTCTACGTGACTGTAGACGATAGCGGGAGACGGATGCGGCCCACGTTGCGCGTGTATCTCCAGGCGGATGCGGTTCACCATACTTCTACATCATGTAGTAGTTTCGGCGGCGCCCCCGGCTCCGGCCCGAGTAGGCAGGCGGTGCCGGGCGGCGCCGTACTCGCGCGCCTGAAATCGCAGCTCGCCGACCGGCGGAAGCAATTCCCGTTCGCGCCCTGACCAGCATGGAGGCTGATCGGCTGTGCCCCACCGTGGCAATCCTGCGAAGGTGTGCGCCCTCCCGCTCCCGTCCGGCGTCCAGCCGCACAAGCGGTCCGCCCCCCGAATCGTCATCATTTCGGCCAGTGTGGGCGCGGGGCATGACGGCGCGGCCGACGAACTGGCCCGACGCCTCCAGGCCGACGGGTTCCTGGTGGACCGGCACGACTTCCTCGATCTGCTTCCCTTCGGGCTGGGGAGGCTGCTGTCCGGCGGATACCACCGGCTGCTCACCTGGGCCCCCACCGGATATCAGCGGATCTACGTGGCCACCGAACGCACCGGGCGCCCGGGGCTCTTGGTCCGCTCCCTGTTCCGCAGCGCGGAGCGTCGTACCCTGCGGGCCATCACCCCGGATACCTGTGCGGTCGTCTCGACCTACCCGGGGGCCGGCCAGGTGCTCGGCGCGATGCGCTCACGCGGGCGTCTCGGGGTGCCCGCCATCACCTACCTCACCGACTTCTCCGTCCACTCCCTGTGGGTCGCGCCCGGTATGGACGTACATCTCGCCGTGCACGCGATACCGGCCGGCCAGGCGCACGCACAGGGCGCCGCCGGGGTCACGGTGACCGGCCCGGTGGCTGCCGCGCGATTCACTCCCGCCACCGTCGGTGAGCGGCGGGCGGCGCGCGTCCGCTTCGCTCTCCCCGAACGGTCCCCGCTCGCGCTGCTGGTCGCGGGTTCCTGGGGGGTGGGCCCTGTGGAACAGGTGGCCGCCGAGATCCAGGAGAGCGGTGCTGCGGTGCCCGTCGTGGTGTGCGGCAGAAACCAGGCCCTGGCCGAACGCCTCCGCAAGGCCGGTGTCGAGCATGTGTACGGCTGGGTGGACGACATGCCGGCTCTCATGTCCGCCGCTGACGTCCTGGTGCAGAACGCGGGCGGCCTCACCTCGCTGGAGGCGTTCGCCAGCGGCCTGCCGGTCGCCAGCTACCGCTGCATACCGGGTCATGGGCAGACCAACGCCGCCGCACTGCAGGAGGCCGGCCTCGCCACCTGGATCCAGCAGCCGGCCTCCCTCAAGCCGGTACTCGACGAGCTGCTCCACGGCCCCCTCGGCCACCAACAGCGCGCCAGAGGACTGGTGTTGTTCCGCGCCGACCACGGCCCGGCGCAAGCCGTCGCCGCCGTAGCGCGCACGGTCCCCTGCCGGGGCGGGGCCGTCAGCCCCGGGGGCCGGCGCCCGGCCCGGCGCTTCCGCCTCGGCGTCCCGGTCGCGACCGCGGCGGTGGCGGCCACCGTGCTGCTCGGCGTCGGCGCCCCGATAGCCGAGGCATACGGCGACTCCCCGGCGCACCTGGGCGCACTCACCCGGTTCCTGGACGGACACGAACGATGACCACGGCCCGGACCCTCCTGCGCGCTGGAGCCGTGACGCTGCCCGCGCTCGCCGCTTTCCACGCCGCGCCGGTCATCTCCACCTTCGGGCCGCTGCGTAACCGGCTCATGCCCCGCCTGTCCGGCCAGGGCCGCTCCGACCACGTCGCGCTCACCTTCGACGACGGCCCCGACCACCTCTCCACCCCGCATTTCCTGCGCCTGCTGGA
This window harbors:
- a CDS encoding MGDG synthase family glycosyltransferase, with amino-acid sequence MCALPLPSGVQPHKRSAPRIVIISASVGAGHDGAADELARRLQADGFLVDRHDFLDLLPFGLGRLLSGGYHRLLTWAPTGYQRIYVATERTGRPGLLVRSLFRSAERRTLRAITPDTCAVVSTYPGAGQVLGAMRSRGRLGVPAITYLTDFSVHSLWVAPGMDVHLAVHAIPAGQAHAQGAAGVTVTGPVAAARFTPATVGERRAARVRFALPERSPLALLVAGSWGVGPVEQVAAEIQESGAAVPVVVCGRNQALAERLRKAGVEHVYGWVDDMPALMSAADVLVQNAGGLTSLEAFASGLPVASYRCIPGHGQTNAAALQEAGLATWIQQPASLKPVLDELLHGPLGHQQRARGLVLFRADHGPAQAVAAVARTVPCRGGAVSPGGRRPARRFRLGVPVATAAVAATVLLGVGAPIAEAYGDSPAHLGALTRFLDGHER
- a CDS encoding response regulator transcription factor, which produces MQQRILVVEDDHALRDVLRRGLRDEGFGTVPAPDGASALRLATADIDAVVLDVGLPDADGRDVCQALRANGFLSPVIFLTAHHRLTDRLTGFSAGGDDYLPKPFHFAELAARLRAALKRTGPPSPASTGDLVLDAVRHSMAVRGTSAALTPTEFRLLAALMASAGAIVHRRELIRAGWPEGSQVSDNSLDQYLTRLRRKLRDTGSALTISTARGVGHRLS